The following proteins are co-located in the Styela clava chromosome 15, kaStyClav1.hap1.2, whole genome shotgun sequence genome:
- the LOC120333902 gene encoding organic cation/carnitine transporter 2-like isoform X2 — translation MCYRHGDGRSKIQNFVVLTVQCGYVLGYATLPLMAYLSQNWHVLLYIISVGSIVFAVGYWYFPETLQWLICKGKIENAKTLVNEIAKHNKIDFEERTETLIQKDENDEAKLKEDIYAEDSSVFAMLKNPVMRCRLIVTTFVWFVTSFVYYAITLNTSYLQGDRYINCLLAAILEIPSIGLAYWMLNKVGRVKTSVFFFFASAIPCIAAPLLEQASQTAISVMAIAGKTAISGAFYVIYIHTVEIAPTLHRNLFMNVCSAFSNIGSILSPYAMFIGKTSTSQLVIYLLMGGLSAVAG, via the exons ATGTGTTATAG GCACGGAGATGGTCGTTCCAAAATACAGAACTTTGTTGTCTTGACTGTACAATGTGGATATGTGTTGGGATATGCCACCCTGCCGTTAATGGCATATTTAAGTCAAAATTGGCACGTTCTACTCTACATAATATCTGTTGGTTCAATAGTGTTTGCTGTGGGATATTG GTATTTTCCCGAAACGTTACAATGGCTAATTTGCAaaggtaaaattgaaaatgcgaAAACGTTGGTCAATGAAATTGCCAAGCACAACAAGATTGATTTTGAAGAACGGACCGAGACACTTATACAAAAG GATGAAAACGACGAAGCAAAGTTGAAAGAAGACATTTATGCGGAAGATTCAAGTGTATTTGCTATGCTAAAGAATCCGGTTATGAGGTGTAGATTAATTGTAACAACTTTCGTATG GTTTGTCACTAGTTTTGTCTACTATGCGATCACATTGAACACCAGTTACCTACAAGGAGATCGTTACATCAACTGTCTCTTAGCTGCGATATTGGAGATTCCTAGTATTGGTTTAGCTTACTGGATGTTAAACAAAGTAGGTCGAGTGAAGACATCGGTATTCTTCTTTTTTGCCTCAGCAATACCGTGCATTGCTGCTCCGTTGTTAGAACAAG CTTCTCAAACAGCTATATCGGTGATGGCAATAGCTGGGAAAACTGCGATAAGCGGTGCATTTTACGTTATCTATATTCATACGGTCGAAATTGCACCAACGTTGCATAGAAATTTGTTCATGAACGTTTGCAGCGCGTTCTCCAATATTGGATCAATTTTATCTCCATATGCGATGTTTATAG GTAAAACTTCGACCTCGCAACTTGTGATTTACCTACTAATGGGAGGGCTATCTGCTGTGGCAG GTTAA
- the LOC120333902 gene encoding organic cation/carnitine transporter 2-like isoform X1 — translation MCYRHGDGRSKIQNFVVLTVQCGYVLGYATLPLMAYLSQNWHVLLYIISVGSIVFAVGYWYFPETLQWLICKGKIENAKTLVNEIAKHNKIDFEERTETLIQKDENDEAKLKEDIYAEDSSVFAMLKNPVMRCRLIVTTFVWFVTSFVYYAITLNTSYLQGDRYINCLLAAILEIPSIGLAYWMLNKVGRVKTSVFFFFASAIPCIAAPLLEQASQTAISVMAIAGKTAISGAFYVIYIHTVEIAPTLHRNLFMNVCSAFSNIGSILSPYAMFIGKTSTSQLVIYLLMGGLSAVAGILIMIFLPETVGSPLPGTIQEAAEQKTLIQMSYCYRKRSERSKTRQR, via the exons ATGTGTTATAG GCACGGAGATGGTCGTTCCAAAATACAGAACTTTGTTGTCTTGACTGTACAATGTGGATATGTGTTGGGATATGCCACCCTGCCGTTAATGGCATATTTAAGTCAAAATTGGCACGTTCTACTCTACATAATATCTGTTGGTTCAATAGTGTTTGCTGTGGGATATTG GTATTTTCCCGAAACGTTACAATGGCTAATTTGCAaaggtaaaattgaaaatgcgaAAACGTTGGTCAATGAAATTGCCAAGCACAACAAGATTGATTTTGAAGAACGGACCGAGACACTTATACAAAAG GATGAAAACGACGAAGCAAAGTTGAAAGAAGACATTTATGCGGAAGATTCAAGTGTATTTGCTATGCTAAAGAATCCGGTTATGAGGTGTAGATTAATTGTAACAACTTTCGTATG GTTTGTCACTAGTTTTGTCTACTATGCGATCACATTGAACACCAGTTACCTACAAGGAGATCGTTACATCAACTGTCTCTTAGCTGCGATATTGGAGATTCCTAGTATTGGTTTAGCTTACTGGATGTTAAACAAAGTAGGTCGAGTGAAGACATCGGTATTCTTCTTTTTTGCCTCAGCAATACCGTGCATTGCTGCTCCGTTGTTAGAACAAG CTTCTCAAACAGCTATATCGGTGATGGCAATAGCTGGGAAAACTGCGATAAGCGGTGCATTTTACGTTATCTATATTCATACGGTCGAAATTGCACCAACGTTGCATAGAAATTTGTTCATGAACGTTTGCAGCGCGTTCTCCAATATTGGATCAATTTTATCTCCATATGCGATGTTTATAG GTAAAACTTCGACCTCGCAACTTGTGATTTACCTACTAATGGGAGGGCTATCTGCTGTGGCAGGTATTTTAATCATGATTTTTCTGCCTGAAACTGTTGGGTCGCCCCTGCCAGGGACTATACAGGAAGCGGCGGAACAAAAAAC GTTAATTCAGATGAGTTACTGCTACCGCAAGAGGAGTGAAAGATCGAAGACTCGGCAaagatga
- the LOC120333902 gene encoding solute carrier family 22 member 15-like isoform X3 — protein sequence MWICVGICHPAVNGIFKSKLARSTLHNICWFNSVCCGILDENDEAKLKEDIYAEDSSVFAMLKNPVMRCRLIVTTFVWFVTSFVYYAITLNTSYLQGDRYINCLLAAILEIPSIGLAYWMLNKVGRVKTSVFFFFASAIPCIAAPLLEQASQTAISVMAIAGKTAISGAFYVIYIHTVEIAPTLHRNLFMNVCSAFSNIGSILSPYAMFIGKTSTSQLVIYLLMGGLSAVAGILIMIFLPETVGSPLPGTIQEAAEQKTLIQMSYCYRKRSERSKTRQR from the exons ATGTGGATATGTGTTGGGATATGCCACCCTGCCGTTAATGGCATATTTAAGTCAAAATTGGCACGTTCTACTCTACATAATATCTGTTGGTTCAATAGTGTTTGCTGTGGGATATTG GATGAAAACGACGAAGCAAAGTTGAAAGAAGACATTTATGCGGAAGATTCAAGTGTATTTGCTATGCTAAAGAATCCGGTTATGAGGTGTAGATTAATTGTAACAACTTTCGTATG GTTTGTCACTAGTTTTGTCTACTATGCGATCACATTGAACACCAGTTACCTACAAGGAGATCGTTACATCAACTGTCTCTTAGCTGCGATATTGGAGATTCCTAGTATTGGTTTAGCTTACTGGATGTTAAACAAAGTAGGTCGAGTGAAGACATCGGTATTCTTCTTTTTTGCCTCAGCAATACCGTGCATTGCTGCTCCGTTGTTAGAACAAG CTTCTCAAACAGCTATATCGGTGATGGCAATAGCTGGGAAAACTGCGATAAGCGGTGCATTTTACGTTATCTATATTCATACGGTCGAAATTGCACCAACGTTGCATAGAAATTTGTTCATGAACGTTTGCAGCGCGTTCTCCAATATTGGATCAATTTTATCTCCATATGCGATGTTTATAG GTAAAACTTCGACCTCGCAACTTGTGATTTACCTACTAATGGGAGGGCTATCTGCTGTGGCAGGTATTTTAATCATGATTTTTCTGCCTGAAACTGTTGGGTCGCCCCTGCCAGGGACTATACAGGAAGCGGCGGAACAAAAAAC GTTAATTCAGATGAGTTACTGCTACCGCAAGAGGAGTGAAAGATCGAAGACTCGGCAaagatga
- the LOC144411830 gene encoding zinc finger protein 862-like: MEEKSRSVSVAAWKFWPNRLKDSFMFGFNEDNTKVVHAACIVCKKHCDRIQRGYGGKVVNDVTTYGENGTNWILRYNLERHLNSEGHLKCVEIENGELPTQTSIARLWGCQKQRAENAIKPLVRTALYVSRKELPFNAFADLLQLCADNGGKITTSYGNREGCKAFIHILAEEILSSIRNEVHEKVIFFSWMVDGSTVAKRKLSYESELIYIRIAHECNPAVHEIDLISMKEYVRVDANNLYHATLRSLLSFLIPDLTTNCETPIENLVELIKPFSSKIIGAGADGAAVNFGCKTGLLKKWEDVCPGRLIKVHCYSHRIELASKDALTPHFKQVIDFLIDIYYHFRNSPKEWAAVCNAAEKLQTAVLQVLYPMSPIRGYRKLGICHVNRNTIRS; the protein is encoded by the exons ATGGAGGAAAAATCAAGGTCCGTCTCTGTAGCGGCCTGGAAGTTTTGGCCAAACAGATTAAAGGACAGTTTTATGTTCGGTTTCAACGAAGATAATACCAAAGTCGTACATGCAGCATGCATTGTATGCAAAAAACATTGTGACAGAATACAGCGCGGCTATGGAGGCAAAGTTGTTAATGATGTGACGACTTACGGGGAGAATGGCACCAACTGGATTTTAAGATATAATTTAGAACGACACCTCAATTCCGAGGGCCACTTAAAGTGTGTCGAAATTGAGAATGGGGAGCTCCCGACGCAAACAAGTATCGCTCGCTTATGGGGCTGCCAAAAACAGAGGGCGGAGAACGCCATAAAACCTCTTGTTCGTACTGCACTGTATGTCTCTAGGAAGGAACTGCCTTTCAATGCGTTTGCGGACTTATTGCAACTGTGCGCAGACAATGGCGGCAAAATAACCACGTCGTATGGTAACAGAGAAGGTTGTAAAGCCTTTATACATATTCTCGCGGAGGAGATATTGTCCTCAATAAGAAATGAAGTGCacgaaaaagtaattttttttagctggaTGGTGGATGGGTCAACAGTCGCCAAGCGCAAGTTATCGTACGAGTCGGAACTAATTTACATAAGAATAGCGCACGAATGCAATCCAGCTGTACACGAAATTGACTTGATTTCAATGAAGGAATATGTTCGAGTGGACGCTAACAATTTGTACCACGCTACATTGCGCTCTCTGTTGAGTTTCCTGATTCCCGATTTAACAACAAATTGTGAGACACCCATTGAAAATCTTGTGGAACTTATTAAGcctttttcttcaaaaattatCGGGGCCGGCGCCGATGGCGCTGCTGTTAACTTTGGGTGTAAAACGGGTTTACTTAAAAAATGGGAGGACGTGTGCCCTGGTCGGCTAATCAAAGTACATTGCTATTCACATCGAATTGAACTAGCATCGAAAGACGCATTGACCCCCCATTTCAAACAAGTTATTGACTTCCTTATTGACATATATTATCATTTTCGGAATAGCCCTAAAGAATGGGCCGCCGTATGTAATGCGGCAGAAAAGTTGCAGACCGCGGTT CTTCAAGTTCTATATCCTATGTCGCCAATACGAGGATATCGTAAATTGGGTATCTGCCACGTCAATCGCAATACAATCAGATCATGA
- the LOC144432431 gene encoding uncharacterized protein LOC144432431 — MKLTSMELRGGPAERKALDAYDRGDLNCTPLPFRFTRHEDGGQTKAIRITCKRRETPTARLLEHEESVVFHSAEETIIQRSQTTRSQCIRNLRDCLDERFTEIEEQENILSKLSWLYPEILMSDGGINVSVPEYGNQDLSQVFEYFKVPLHAAGCEKGACLKEWDDLKYDVQGNEVYKDLSTTDFWHKLHQRKKETYKNLLIVVELVLCLPFSNAVVERGFSCSRRILTDWRSHLGHNMIKDLLLIATRKEQFEDGAIRENLVNKASARFMGSDGTSERGLVKRRINSILGGLETTKPSLVQPQLINIDDSSSEED; from the coding sequence atgaaattaactTCTATGGAACTTCGCGGCGGTCCTGCAGAGCGAAAAGCGCTCGATGCTTATGACAGGGGCGACCTAAATTGCACTCCGCTTCCGTTCCGTTTTACCAGACACGAAGATGGTGGACAAACGAAGGCAATACGCATTACTTGTAAAAGGCGTGAAACACCGACCGCCAGACTCCTGGAACACGAGGAAAGCGTGGTTTTTCATTCTGCAGAGGAAACCATCATCCAGAGATCCCAAACAACAAGATCGCAATGCATAAGAAATCTGCGTGATTGCCTGGACGAGCGATTTACAGAAATAGAAGAACAAGAAAACATTTTGAGTAAGTTATCATGGCTGTACCCTGAAATCTTGATGTCGGATGGCGGGATTAATGTGTCCGTCCCTGAATATGGCAATCAAGATCTTTCACAAGTCTTTGAGTACTTCAAAGTACCTCTACACGCAGCTGGGTGCGAGAAGGGTGCATGCTTGAAAGAATGGGATGATTTGAAGTATGACGTCCAGGGAAATGAGGTTTACAAAGATTTGAGCACTACCGACTTTTGGCACAAGTTGCACCAGCGAAAGAAGGAGACGTATAAAAATTTGTTGATCGTTGTCGAGTTAGTGCTTTGCTTACCATTCTCAAATGCTGTTGTCGAAAGAGGGTTCAGTTGTTCACGGCGAATTCTCACTGATTGGCGATCACATCTCGGACACAATATGATAAAAGATCTTCTATTAATTGCCACGCGAAAAGAACAGTTCGAAGACGGGGCCATTCGAGAAAATCTGGTCAACAAGGCTTCCGCCCGGTTTATGGGAAGCGATGGGACGTCTGAACGAGGTCTCGTGAAACGAcgtataaattcaattttagggGGGTTGGAAACAACAAAGCCCAGCTTGGTACAGCCTCAACTAATAAACATCGACGATAGCTCGTCGGAAGAAGACTAA
- the LOC120333885 gene encoding P-selectin-like translates to MEIFIILRVFVVIHTFVAGTKSLVCRSCQGDPEACAQSRKTQTCQYFPGDPNSTEICASYYTWDNGKATVQKMCKARASCLSDAAQKDNVCGIHDGKDKPCRCCCEKNHCNRLPKGCVVDSVCPRTKNLDNGFVECGESRKRGSRCNFNCNLGFELIGPKISRCMLDRRTGKLKWNNRGQYCVPTVRCLPVPKAPENGSMSCVNVHRHRDKSDLNYLWAKCSFACNVGFQIVGKAISRCRETGKWNADFPQCIARQCPSFPIAENRQTICTNGHLVNSICAFKCSKGYKLIGTTSVVCKSGSKDANTQEWTRDPPKCMRVKCEPIQQNPVNGKVKCTNKNFENSVCRYTCDAGYDLDATTDDVIKTMCEDDGGKDSLGKWSHAPARCTRITCMPEMTKPVNGKLSCTNRNYLNSECDIYCNIGHDLDDTGLKKVSSTCEADTDGDSFGIWSLTPPLDCSPISCKPRHIDPANGKVVCTQENRYGSTCTFRCDEFYDMDGTTNLTLSSTCVEGDNGEAIGKWTLAAPTCSLITCKAISSITNGQYACTSGNMKGSVCIFKCDIGYELNGVSIISCENRIAIGDNAAQWTAPQPSCARSYCNAQKYDNSMLGRECDKNGVGRFEIGTKCTYTCIKDGHYLVRTASSDDYVKFGNLVVECLGNKDWSSAPPRCLPLKCPTLPTPRNGYPPECSNGNFYLSKCDFQCHAKYVSTHNYSSICTGDKNKQDKFGIWSHRPPTCAGRECNEFPMVRHGSISYTNLHEIGSFARLNCHNGYTEKFLNESTCRAPSRSDMDPFWSRAKSMCCVRCFFNKKIKVVIAIDKTVANSADAWEDILTWYTNIMEYLFTNDFEINFGLILYDTEVDMGNSKRLRMIETAEDIYEIHDELFDAPYGGTGSDTGLALEYMWSTMFQIRKHEEPFLILIKNLESSTFFIEQAQRSRNEGLNILALGFANGNLSERKKHLVSIAGNERSAFLIEEINDLAKVGERIEHISKQKGCAIARKNRRCLR, encoded by the exons ATGGAGATATTTATAATTCTGCGTGTATTCGTTGTTATACATACCTTCGTGGCTGGAACCAAAA GCCTCGTATGTCGGAGCTGCCAAGGCGATCCGGAAGCATGTGCTCAGTCACGGAAAACCCAAACATGCCAGTACTTTCCTGGTGACCCTAACAGTACAGAG ATATGTGCAAGCTACTATACATGGGACAATGGAAAAGCTACTGTTCAAAAGATGTGCAAAGCGCGAGCTTCCTGCCTGAGTGATGCCGCTCAG AAAGATAATGTGTGCGGTATACATGATGGTAAAGACAAGCCATGTCGATGTTGCTGTGAGAAAAACCATTGTAATAGACTACCCAAAGGCTGTGTAG TTGATTCAGTCTGTCCAAGAACCAAGAATTTAGACAACGGATTCGTAGAATGTGGTGAATCAAGAAAACGAGGCAGCAGATGCAACTTTAATTGCAATCTTGGATTCGAATTAATTGGTCCCAAAATATCAAGATGTATGCTCGATAGGCGAACAGGTAAACTAAAATGGAATAACAGAGGGCAATACTGCGTTCCAACTGTACGATGCCTACCGGTGCCAAAAGCCCCTGAAAACGGGTCCATGAGCTGTGTAAATGTCCACCGCCATAGAGATAAGAGTGATCTCAACTACTTATGGGCAAAATGCTCTTTTGCTTGTAATGTTGGTTTCCAGATAGTCGGTAAAGCGATTTCTCGATGTCGAGAAACTGGGAAATGGAATGCAGATTTTCCTCAGTGTATTGCTCGTCAATGCCCGTCATTTCCAATTGCGGAAAATCGTCAAACTATTTGCACAAATGGGCATCTAGTAAACAGTATTTGTGCATTCAAATGTAGCAAAGGATATAAATTGATTGGAACAACAAGCGTTGTTTGCAAAAGTGGTTCAAAAGACGCAAACACGCAAGAGTGGACGAGAGATCCTCCGAAATGCATGCGTGTCAAGTGTGAGCCGATCCAGCAAAATCCTGTCAACGGTAAAGTTAAATGCACAAACAAAAATTTCGAAAACAGTGTCTGTCGTTATACTTGTGACGCAGGGTATGACTTGGATGCAACAACAGATGATGTCATAAAAACGATGTGTGAAGACGACGGTGGGAAGGATAGTCTAGGAAAGTGGTCACATGCACCAGCGAGATGTACCCGCATAACATGTATGCCTGAAATGACGAAGCCTGTCAATGGGAAACTTTCCTGCACAAACAGGAATTACTTGAATTCAGAGTGTGATATATACTGTAACATAGGACATGATCTTGATGATACGGGTCTGAAAAAAGTTAGTTCAACATGCGAAGCAGATACGGATGGGGATAGTTTCGGCATTTGGAGTCTGACACCGCCACTCGACTGTAGTCCTATCTCATGCAAGCCTAGACATATCGACCCAGCTAACGGAAAGGTTGTTTGCACACAGGAAAATAGGTACGGTAGCACGTGTACTTTTCGATGCGATGAATTCTACGACATGGATGGCACCACTAACTTGACTCTTTCATCCACGTGTGTGGAAGGCGATAACGGCGAAGCAATCGGAAAATGGACACTAGCGGCGCCAACGTGCTCATTGATAACTTGCAAAGCAATATCCTCCATTACAAATGGACAATATGCGTGCACGTCGGGTAACATGAAGGGTAGcgtttgtattttcaaatgtgATATTGGTTATGAACTTAACGGTGTGAGTATAATATCTTGCGAGAATCGCATAGCAATAGGGGATAATGCGGCGCAATGGACGGCGCCGCAACCATCATGTGCAAGGAGTTACTGTAATGCCCAAAAATACGACAATTCGATGCTTGGACGCGAATGTGACAAAAATGGAGTAGGCCGTTTTGAAATAGGCACCAAGTGCACTTATACCTGTATAAAAGATGGACATTATTTAGTCAGAACTGCTTCTTCAGATGACTATGTAAAATTCGGAAATTTAGTAGTAGAATGCTTGGGAAATAAAGATTGGTCCTCAGCACCACCAAGGTGTCTACCCCTTAAATGTCCCACTCTGCCGACACCTAGAAATGGATACCCTCCGGAATGCTCTAACGGAAacttttatttgtcaaaatgTGATTTTCAGTGCCACGCAAAATATGTATCAACACACAATTATTCTTCAATATGCACAGGGGACAAAAATAAGCAAGATAAATTTGGGATTTGGAGCCATAGGCCTCCGACCTGTGCAGGAAGAGAATGCAATGAGTTTCCTATGGTCAGACACGGAAGCATATCGTATACAAATCTCCATGAAATTGGTTCTTTTGCACGTTTGAATTGTCATAATGGCTATACTGAGAAATTTTTAAACGAGTCAACGTGCCGAGCACCGAGCAGAAGTGATATGGATCCATTCTGGAGTAGGGCTAAAAGCATGTGTTGCGTCCGatgttttttcaacaagaaaattAAAGTTGTCATTGCGATAGATAAAACTGTAGCCAATTCTGCAGACGCCTGGGAGGACATTCTGACTTGGTATACTAACATCATGGAATATTTGTTTACTAATGATTTTGAAATCAACTTTGGACTAATTTTGTACGATACTGAAGTGGATATGGGCAATAGCAAACGGTTGAGAATGATAGAAACCGCAGAAGATATATATGAAATTCACGATGAGTTGTTCGATGCACCTTACGGAGGTACAG GTTCTGACACGGGACTGGCTCTGGAGTACATGTGGTCAACAATGTTTCAAATACGTAAGCATGAAGAACCTTTTCTAATATTAATCAAAAACTTGGAATCTTCTACCTTTTTTATTGAACAAGCACAGCGATCGAGAAATGAAGGATTGAAT ATTTTGGCTCTTGGATTCGCAAATGGAAATCTTAGCGAGCGGAAAAAACACTTGGTATCTATTGCTGGGAACGAACGGAGCGCATTTCTCATAGAAGAAATAAATGATCTTGCTAAAGTTGGAGAAAGAATCGAGCATATATCAAAACAAAAAGGTTGTGCAATCGCTAGAAAAAATCGACGTTGTTTGAGATGA
- the LOC120333704 gene encoding importin subunit alpha-6-like, with translation MATSERMLNYKNRAKSDKDEVRRKREAEGIQLRKQKRDEQVFKRRNLTPEDLIDDPTAQINSDSEEKRPTLEELKGVLPNLLSKEHAEQLYITQEVRRMLSKEPNPPIDEVIQTGAVPIFVQMLHRNDSLALQFEAAWALTNIASGTNWQTGVVVEANAVQSFTSLLHSGHVEVQEQAVWALGNISGDGPQFRDYVLNCDVLPSLLKLALVPNRPSMTKNIVWAISNLCRGKVPPPDFEKVKHCLPVLARLLFHSDADILTDACWALSYLSDGSNDKIQAVIDSGVCRRVVELLSHTELSVVSSALRTVGNIVTGDDVQTQIVLNCSILPALEKLLTSPKESIAKESCWTISNIVAGNRTQIQQVINANVFSTLIFVLSTADFKTRKEAAWAITNATSGGSSEQIRHLIKLGCISPLCDLLSIQEPKILLVALSGLDNILRLGTLDAQNHEDNHNPYALMMEECRGVDKLEYLQTHSNQEIYKKAFEMLETFFAKDDDLN, from the coding sequence ATGGCTACAAGTGAACGAATGTTAAATTACAAAAACCGAGCAAAATCTGACAAAGACGAAGTTAGACGTAAACGTGAAGCTGAAGGAATACAACTCAGAAAGCAGAAACGAGATGAACAAGTATTTAAAAGACGTAATTTGACCCCTGAAGATTTGATAGATGACCCCACTGCTCAAATAAATTCTGATTCCGAAGAGAAACGCCCAACACTTGAAGAACTTAAAGGTGTTTTACCAAATTTGTTATCAAAAGAACATGCTGAGCAATTGTATATTACACAAGAAGTACGTAGAATGTTATCGAAAGAGCCCAACCCCCCTATTGATGAGGTAATACAGACAGGAGCTGTCCCAATCTTTGTTCAAATGCTTCATCGTAACGATAGTCTTGCTTTGCAATTTGAAGCAGCTTGGGCATTAACGAATATTGCGTCCGGTACAAATTGGCAAACTGGTGTTGTAGTAGAAGCAAATGCTGTTCAGTCATTTACTTCTCTACTTCATTCTGGCCATGTAGAAGTACAAGAACAAGCTGTGTGGGCTTTAGGTAACATATCAGGCGACGGACCTCAATTTCGTGATTATGTTTTGAACTGTGATGTCTTGCCATCTTTGCTTAAGCTTGCACTTGTACCAAACAGACCCTCTATGACAAAAAACATAGTTTGggcaatttcaaatttatgtcGTGGTAAAGTTCCACCTCCAGATTTTGAAAAAGTAAAACATTGCTTGCCAGTATTAGCAAGATTGTTATTTCATTCGGACGCTGATATTTTGACTGATGCTTGTTGGGCTTTATCATACTTATCAGATGGTTCCAATGATAAAATACAAGCAGTAATTGACAGTGGGGTATGTAGAAGAGTTGTAGAATTACTTTCCCATACAGAGCTGTCTGTTGTTTCAAGTGCACTTAGAACTGTGGGTAATATCGTCACAGGTGATGACGTCCAAACTCAAATTGTACTGAATTGTTCAATATTACCCGCTCTTGAAAAATTATTGACCTCACCTAAGGAATCTATAGCAAAAGAATCATGTTGGACAATCTCTAATATTGTTGCTGGGAATAGAACACAAATTCAGCAAGTAATCAATGCAAATGTCTTCTCTAcacttatttttgtattatcaacCGCTGACTTTAAAACAAGAAAAGAAGCTGCTTGGGCAATCACGAATGCAACTTCTGGTGGATCTTCAGAACAAATACGCCATCTTATTAAACTGGGATGTATAAGTCCGCTGTGTGATTTATTATCTATTCAGGAGCCGAAGATATTATTAGTCGCACTCAGTGGATTGGATAACATTTTAAGGCTAGGGACTTTGGACGCTCAAAATCATGAAGACAATCATAATCCTTATGCTCTCATGATGGAAGAATGTAGGGGAGTTGATAAGCTGGAATACCTACAAACACATAGTAATCAAGAGATTTATAAAAAAGCATTTGAAATGCTTGAAACATTTTTTGCTAAGGACGATGacttaaattaa
- the LOC120333705 gene encoding lanC-like protein 2 yields the protein MVHDIERASHSFEKNDISVYTGISGYALLYLHLYKIFQDEKYIETAQKYIASALKRLKGRRMTFLCGDAGPLAIGAVVYHTLGRKEDSKTCVNNLLAMLESVLPLDQEIYDEMLYGRAGYLYSLLYVRKHVENSGIKDEAINRVIHSIIESGKLTASNKQSAALSYAWHGSEYIGAAHGYIGILYTLLCTNYQTYQDDIKSTIDFVLGIQYPSGNFPSSFGSDNDRLIHWCHGAPGGVYLMMKAHEIFGEEKYLESACKASDTVWNHGLLKKGYGICHGTSGNGYGFLALYKYTKDAKYLYRAVQFGLWCCGYRERHGLNTPDRPYSLFEGIAGAAYFLADLLSPNNAKFPAFEL from the coding sequence ATGGTTCATGACATAGAAAGAGCATCACATTCTTTTGAAAAGAATGATATATCTGTGTATACTGGGATTAGTGGGTATGCTTTACTATACTTGCATTTGTACAAGATTTTTCAAGACGAAAAGTACATCGAGACTGCCCAAAAATATATAGCATCTGCTCTGAAGCGTTTAAAAGGAAGAAGAATGACTTTTCTCTGTGGTGATGCAGGACCACTAGCTATTGGAGCAGTGGTATATCATACTTTAGGTCGTAAAGAAGATTCCAAGACATGTGTAAATAATTTATTGGCCATGTTAGAGTCGGTGCTACCCCTAGACCAAGAAATATATGACGAAATGCTGTATGGGCGGGCTGGGTATTTATATTCTCTGCTTTATGTtagaaaacatgttgaaaattcTGGTATAAAAGATGAAGCCATTAATCGAGTCATACACAGTATAATTGAATCTGGAAAATTAACTGCATCAAATAAACAATCTGCAGCTTTGTCTTATGCATGGCATGGTTCAGAATATATTGGTGCAGCACATGGATACATTGGGATTTTATATACCCTGCTCTGTACAAATTACCAAACTTATCAAGATGATATTAAATCGACAATAGATTTTGTACTTGGAATCCAATACCCATCTGGAAATTTTCCATCCTCCTTTGGCAGCGATAATGACAGATTAATACATTGGTGTCATGGTGCACCCGGGGGTGTTTATCTTATGATGAAAGCGCATGAGATTTTTGGAGAAGAAAAATATCTTGAAAGTGCTTGTAAAGCTTCTGACACTGTATGGAATCATGGACTTTTAAAAAAAGGATATGGAATTTGCCATGGAACATCTGGTAATGGTTACGGATTCCTAGCCTTGTATAAATACACAAAAGATGCGAAATATTTATATAGAGCTGTGCAGTTCGGACTGTGGTGCTGCGGGTATAGAGAAAGACATGGTCTTAACACTCCTGACAGACCTTACTCTTTGTTTGAAGGAATCGCAGGTGCTGCATACTTTCTTGCCGATTTACTCAGTCCTAACAATGCTAAATTTCCTGCTTTTGAATTGTGA